The following are encoded in a window of Mustela nigripes isolate SB6536 chromosome 1, MUSNIG.SB6536, whole genome shotgun sequence genomic DNA:
- the LOC132011542 gene encoding olfactory receptor 52P1-like — MADNATHHYISSLFLVGIPGLQAFHRWIGIPVFLLFALALLGNSVIIITIKLEPSLHQPMYFFLCMLAVNDMALASSTTPKMLDIFWLDAHRFDFSICLAQMYFIHTFCIMESALLVAMAFDRYVAICIPLRYTTILTPPMVIKMGLAGMTRAAFMVLPCPLLIKRLPYYTKYVINHAYCEHMAVVKLASANTLINRAYGISVALSVMVLDLGLIATSYIKILQAVFRLSSQNARSKALGTCAAHVCTILVSYTPALFSFLTHRIGKKVPPSIHIIFASLYLLVPPTVNPLVYGVKTKXXXXDS; from the coding sequence ATGGCAGACAATGCTACACATCACTACATCTCATCTTTGTTCCTGGTTGGTATTCCTGGTTTGCAAGCTTTTCATCGCTGGATTGGCATCCCTGTCTTCCTCCTGTTTGCCCTGGCCCTGCTGGGGAACAGCgtaatcatcatcaccatcaaacTAGAACCAAGCCTCCACCAGcctatgtatttcttcctttgcatGCTGGCAGTGAATGACATGGCTCTTGCCTCTTCCACAACCCCCAAGATGCTTGATATCTTCTGGTTGGATGCTCACAGGTTTGATTTTAGTATCTGCCTAGCTCAAATGTATTTTATCCACACATTCTGCATAATGGAGTCAGCCCTCTTGGTTGCCATGGCCTTTGACCGCTATGTAGCTATTTGTATCCCACTGCGTTATACAACCATCCTGACACCACCAATGGTCATTAAAATGGGTCTTGCTGGTATGACCCGAGCTGCCTTTATGGTTTTGCCCTGTCCTCTTCTTATTAAAAGGCTACCATATTACACTAAATATGTCATCAACCATGCCTACTGTGAGCACATGGCTGTGGTGAAGTTGGCCAGTGCCAACACCCTCATTAACAGAGCATATGGAATCTCTGTGGCCCTTTCAGTGATGGTGTTGGACCTCGGGCTCATAGCCACATCCTATATCAAAATCCTCCAGGCAGTCTTCCGGCTGTCTTCCCAGAACGCCCGCTCGAAGGCACTGGGCACCTGTGCTGCACATGTCTGCACTATACTTGTGTCCTACACACCTGCGCTGTTTAGTTTCCTAACTCACCGCATTGGCAAGAAGGTACCTCCAAGCATTCATATAATTTTTgcaagtttgtatcttttggtgCCTCCCACAGTCAATCCTCTGGTGTATGGTGTCAAGACCAAGCANNNNNNNNNNGATTCGTGA
- the LOC132011546 gene encoding olfactory receptor 52A5-like, whose translation MINLNGTVFMPSVLTLIGIPGLESVQFWIGIPFCAMYITALFGNSLLLVIIRSECSLHEPMYLFLAMLGATDIALSTCILPKMLGIFWFHLPKIYFDACLFQMWLIHTFQCIESGILLAMALDRYVAICDPLRHATIFTHQLLTQIGVGVTLRAALLVAPCLILIKCRLKHYRTTVVSHSYCEHMAIVKLAAEDIRINKIYGLFVAFTILGFDIVFITVSYIQIFLTVFSLPQREARLKAFNTCIAHICVFLEFYLLGFFSFFTHRFGFHIPPYIHILLSNLYLLVPPLLNPIVYGVKTKQIRDRVSKIFYSKDPS comes from the coding sequence ATGATCAATCTCAATGGCACAGTCTTCATGCCCTCGGTGCTGACACTGATCGGGATCCCTGGATTGGAGTCTGTGCAGTTCTGGATTGGAATTCCTTTCTGTGCCATGTACATCACTGCTCTATTTGGAAATTCCCTGCTCCTGGTCATCATCAGATCTGAATGCAGCCTCCATGAGCCCATGTATCTCTTCCTGGCAATGCTTGGAGCAACGGACATTGCTCTCAGTACCTGCATCCTACCCAAAATGCTTGGAATATTCTGGTTTCATCTGCCAAAAATATACTTTGATGCTTGTCTCTTTCAGATGTGGCTCATCCATACCTTCCAGTGCATCGAATCAGGAATTCTGCTGGCCATGGCCCTAgatcgctatgtggccatctgtgaTCCCCTGAGACATGCAACCATCTTTACCCACCAACTTCTCACTCAGATTGGGGTTGGAGTGACGCTCAGAGCAGCCCTCCTTGTAGCTCCATGTCTCATCCTCATCAAATGTCGGCTGAAACACTACCGGACTACTGTGGTCTCCCATTCATACTGTGAGCACATGGCCATCGTGAAGTTGGCAGCAGAAGACATTCGAATCAACAAGATCTATGGTCTCTTTGTGGCTTTCACTATACTTGGATTTGACATAGTCTTCATCACAGTCTCTTACATCCAAATATTTCTTACTGTCTTCAGTCTTCCTCAAAGGGAAGCTAGGCTCAAAGCCTTCAATACCTGCATTGCccatatttgtgtcttcctcgagTTCTATCTCCTcggtttcttctccttctttacACACAGGTTTGGATTCCATATTCCACCCTACATTCATATTCTTCTGTCCAACCTTTATCTGCTTGTCCCTCCTTTGCTCAATCCTATTGTGTATGGGGTGAAGACCAAACAGATTCGAGATCGAGTGTCCAAGATTTTCTACTCTAAAGATCCATCTTGA
- the LOC132014820 gene encoding olfactory receptor 51V1-like produces the protein MSASSASIINTSVFILTGFPGLDQYYPWFSIPFSSIYAVVFLGNCLVLHVIRTEQSLHEPMFYFLAMLALTDLCIGLSTVHTVLGVLWGLSQEIGLDACISQTYFVHGLSCTESGVLLAMAFNRFIAICNPLRYTSILTNNRVIHVMVAILMRSALSILPVIIRLKFFHYCRPHILSHSFCLHQDLLRLACSDIRFNSFYALALVICTLLLDAVLILISYVFILHTVLAIASWEERLKSLQTCLSHICAVLVFYIPIIGLTMVHRFGKHLSPSVHALMGNIYILFPPLMNPIIYSVKTQQIRSRMKKWFSLKMK, from the coding sequence atgtctgcttcttctgcttccaTTATCAACACCTCAGTATTCATTCTCACAGGATTCCCTGGCCTAGACCAGTACTATCCCTGGTtttcaattcccttctcctctatcTATGCTGTGGTTTTCCTGGGAAACTGCCTGGTGCTGCATGTGATCCGGACAGAGCAGAGCTTGCATGAGCCTATGTTCTACTTCCTGGCCATGCTGGCCCTCACTGACCTGTGCATAGGGCTTTCCACAGTGCACACGGTGCTGGGGGTCCTGTGGGGGCTCAGCCAGGAGATTGGTCTGGATGCCTGCATTTCACAGACTTACTTTGTCCACGGACTTTCCTGCACAGAGTCTGGAGTCCTTCTGGCCATGGCCTTCAATCGCTTCATTGCAATCTGCAATCCTCTACGATACACATCCATCCTGACTAACAACAGAGTCATTCATGTCATGGTGGCGATTTTGATGAGAAGTGCATTGTCCATTCTTCCTGTCATCATTCGCCTGAAGTTCTTCCATTACTGCCGCCCCCATatcctctcccactctttctgcctgcaCCAGGACCTACTCCGACTTGCCTGCTCTGACATCCGCTTCAATAGCTTCTATGCCCTGGCTCTGGTGATTTGTACCTTGTTGTTGGATGCTGTGCTCATTCTCATCTCCTATGTTTTCATCTTGCATACAGTGCTGGCAATTGCATCCTGGGAGGAGAGGCTCAAGTCCTTGCAGACCTGTCTATCCCACATCTGTGCTGTCCTGGTTTTTTACATCCCCATCATTGGCCTTACCATGGTGCACCGCTTTGGAAAGCATCTCTCACCTTCCGTTCATGCGCTTATGGGCAATATCTATATTCTCTTTCCACCCCTGATGAATCCAATCATCTACAGTGTAAAGACCCAGCAGATCCGAAGCCGGATGAAGAAGTGGTTTTCCCTAAAAATGAAGTAG
- the LOC132011549 gene encoding olfactory receptor 51V1-like: MSRISILNVSSSRFILTGFPGLEVHYLWISIPFSSIYAMVFLGNCMVLHVIRTEPSLHQPMFYLLAMLGLTDLCMGLSTMYTVLGVLWGIIHEISLDSCIAQSYFIHGLSFVESSVLLAMAFDRYIAICNPLRYSSILTNDKIMKIAVAILCRSSLLIPPVIIRLKFLNYCRPHILSHSFCLHQDLIRMACSDIRFNSIYGLALVISNLLLDAVLILISYIMILYAVLAIASREERIKSLQTCVSHICAVSVFYIPIIGLTMVHRFGKHLSPLVHVLMGNIYILFPPLMNPIIYSIKTQQIRRRVQRLFYLKRM, from the coding sequence ATGTCTCGCATCTCTATCTTGAATGTCAGTAGTTCCAGATTTATTCTCACTGGTTTTCCTGGCCTTGAGGTTCACTATCTCTGGATCTCCATCCCTTTCTCCTCCATTTATGCCATGGTCTTCCTGGGAAACTGCATGGTGCTGCATGTGATCCGGACTGAGCCAAGCCTACACCAGCCCATGTTTTACCTCCTTGCCATGCTGGGCCTCACTGACCTGTGCATGGGACTGTCTACTATGTACACAGTGCTGGGGGTCCTGTGGGGGATCATTCATGAGATCAGCCTGGATTCCTGCATTGCCCAGTCCTACTTTATCCATGGTCTGTCCTTCGTGGAGTCCTCTGTCCTCCTTGCTATGGCTTTTGACCGATACATTGCCATTTGCAACCCGCTACGCTACTCTTCCATCCTAACTAATGACAAAATCATGAAAATTGCGGTGGCAATCTTATGCAGGAGTTCTTTACTCATACCTCCAGTCATCATTCGCCTGAAGTTCTTAAATTATTGCCGCCCCCACatcctttctcactctttctgccTGCACCAAGACTTAATTAGAATGGCCTGTTCAGACATCCGCTTCAACAGCATTTATGGTCTAGCCCTGGTAATCAGCAACCTATTGTTGGATGCAGTGCTCATACTTATCTCCTATATCATGATCTTGTATGCAGTCTTAGCTATTGCATCACGAGAGGAGAGAATCAAGTCCTTGCAGACCTGTGTATCTCACATCTGCGCTGTTTCAGTTTTCTATATCCCCATCATTGGTCTGACTATGGTGCACCGCTTTGGAAAACACCTCTCACCGTTGGTTCATGTCCTCATGGGCAACATCTATATCCTTTTCCCACCCTTGATGAACCCCATTATTTATAGTATCAAGACCCAACAAATACGAAGGAGAGTCCAGAGATTGTTTTATCTGAAAAGAATGTAA